A single region of the Salvia miltiorrhiza cultivar Shanhuang (shh) chromosome 8, IMPLAD_Smil_shh, whole genome shotgun sequence genome encodes:
- the LOC131000593 gene encoding cinnamoyl-CoA reductase CAD2-like, with the protein MAEKEGEVVCVTGASGFIGSWIVHLLLRRGYAVRATVKNLGDERETKHLEAIEGADSGLRLFQIDLLDYDSIAAAIRGATGVFHVASPCIIDQVDDPQRELLDPAIKGTLNVLTAAKNLDVRRVVVTSSISAMIASATSLADVGEDCWIDEDYCRQNGLWYPLSKALAEKAAWKFAEENGLDIVVVNPGMVVGPVLPPALNSSMQLMVHVLQGCDFSERFFMALVHVKDVALAHVLLYENTSAAGRHLCVESLSRYDEFAEQMERLYPEYKLPRFSTDKQRGSAKALAALKKLIDLGLDYTPMEQIVKDAIESLRSKGYLS; encoded by the exons ATGGCGGAAAAGGAAGGAGAAGTGGTCTGCGTCACCGGCGCCAGCGGCTTCATTGGCTCTTGGATCGTCCACCTTCTGCTCCGCCGCGGCTACGCCGTCCGTGCCACCGTCAAAAATCTAG GGGATGAGAGAGAAACGAAGCACTTGGAAGCCATTGAAGGAGCTGATTCCGGCCTTCGCCTCTTCCAGATTGATTTGCTTGATTATGACTCCATTGCCGCCGCAATCAGAGGCGCCACCGGCGTCTTCCACGTCGCTTCCCCCTGTATCATCGATCAAGTCGACGATCCTCAG CGGGAGCTGTTGGACCCTGCAATTAAGGGGACCCTAAATGTACTGACGGCGGCCAAAAATCTCGACGTTCGTCGCGTGGTCGTTACATCTTCTATATCTGCCATGATTGCAAGCGCCACCAGTCTGGCAGACGTGGGTGAGGATTGCTGGATTGATGAGGATTATTGCCGCCAAAATGGG CTTTGGTATCCTTTGTCTAAAGCACTTGCTGAAAAAGCTGCATGGAAATTTGCCGAGGAAAATGGTCTGGATATTGTTGTGGTGAATCCAGGAATGGTGGTTGGTCCGGTACTACCCCCAGCTTTAAATTCAAGCATGCAATTGATGGTTCACGTACTTCAGG GCTGTGATTTTTCCGAAAGATTCTTCATGGCATTAGTACATGTGAAAGATGTGGCTCTTGCTCACGTGCTGTTGTATGAGAACACATCAGCAGCTGGAAGGCATCTGTGTGTTGAATCTTTATCACGTTATGATGAATTTGCCGAACAGATGGAGAGACTCTACCCTGAATACAAGTTGCCCAG GTTTAGTACAGATAAGCAACGGGGATCAGCGAAGGCGTTAGCTGCATTGAAGAAGCTGATAGATTTGGGCTTGGATTATACTCCCATGGAGCAGATTGTTAAGGATGCTATTGAAAGTTTGAGGAGCAAAGGATATCTTTCCTGA
- the LOC131000547 gene encoding PHD finger protein MALE STERILITY 1-like — protein sequence MHIVTPIYINPFNFCIFSGTMRMMLCYIYTHTSQIQTFITNNTMSQLDLSGFRKRKRGEKVFKFKVFGARGYPAGSNGSFHDNVRALLEFGQLETNTMSSWSFQLEARRHPLLLFVVEEPALDFSCRHCRYIGWGHHMICNKSYHFVLPSDDYAKTNAIDLHRDTHILHAVLHSNGFGHLLCINASALPGYQIMDFWDRLCSGLGAREVSLRDSAKKKGMELRLLHGVAYGRPWFGQWDYIFKRGSYGVDQEMYQNAIKTIQNIPLTLIAQQFGLGSEIQVILWRYQQLSSHSLTTLGDLFHFMMELKSRVSEESSSGSGSYPAIMSDASCRWSPKRVEKAIHVVVEALKRAEFQWVSRQHVRDVARAYIGDTGLLDFVLKSLGNHMVGKYLVRRCLNPVTKVLEYCLEDVSRTFSKQDAKLRPQHKITWAQLINDLLCVYSNILVDPKSGAFAALPVASRVILDAKHLAKDYHGEATAADEANKKKIYCRVILQHNGVEEAATPYHCFLVRNGATFDELRRQVEKTFGETYLALRNTAAESIRNMSPQGSDAVFKTVRPGSKIAFVCVCECEHQTPEPTVVNCVCGTRDDDGERMVSCDLCRASHHTRCVRVPDHHAVPDIFLCTGCEQDILRIRCYATSTPI from the exons ATGCACATAGTCACACCCATTTACATAAATCCATTCAATTTTTGTATATTCAGTGGCACCATGCGCATGATGCTATGCTACATATACACACACACCTCCCAAATACAAACATTCATCACCAACAACACAATGTCTCAGCTCGACCTCAGCGGCTTCCGCAAGAGGAAGAGAGGCGAAAAGGTGTTCAAATTCAAAGTATTCGGCGCGCGAGGCTACCCGGCCGGCTCCAACGGCTCCTTCCACGACAACGTCAGAGCCCTCCTCGAGTTCGGTCAGCTCGAGACCAACACCATGTCCAGCTGGTCCTTCCAGCTCGAGGCACGCCGCCACCCGCTGCTGCTGTTTGTGGTCGAAGAGCCCGCCCTCGACTTCTCCTGCCGCCACTGCCGCTACATAG GTTGGGGGCATCACATGATCTGCAATAAGAGCTATCATTTCGTGCTGCCGTCTGACGATTACGCCAAGACCAACGCCATCGACTTGCATAGAGACACCCACATCCTGCATGCTGTCCTCCACTCCAATGGATTCGGTCATCTCCTCTGCATCAACGCCTCCGCCCTGCCCGGCTACCAGATCATGGACTTCTGGGACCGCTTGTGCTCCGGTTTAGGAGCTAG GGAGGTGAGCTTGAGAGATTCAGCTAAGAAGAAAGGAATGGAGCTGAGACTGCTCCACGGCGTGGCCTACGGCAGGCCGTGGTTCGGTCAATGGGACTACATATTCAAGCGCGGGAGCTATGGTGTCGATCAAGAAATGTACCAAAATGCAATCAAAACCATCCAAAACATTCCCCTAACCCTAATTGCTCAACAATTTGGATTGGGGAGTGAGATTCAAGTAATACTGTGGCGCTACCAGCAGCTGTCGAGCCACTCTCTGACGACGTTAGGCGATCTGTTCCATTTCATGATGGAGCTGAAATCCAGAGTTTCCGAGGAGAGCAGCAGCGGCTCCGGCAGCTACCCGGCCATCATGTCGGACGCGTCGTGCCGGTGGTCGCCGAAGCGCGTGGAGAAGGCGATCCACGTGGTGGTGGAGGCGTTGAAGCGCGCGGAGTTCCAGTGGGTGTCGAGGCAGCACGTGCGGGACGTGGCGCGCGCCTACATCGGCGACACGGGGCTGCTGGACTTCGTGCTCAAGTCGTTGGGGAACCACATGGTGGGGAAGTACTTGGTGAGGAGGTGCTTGAATCCCGTCACCAAAGTGTTGGAGTATTGCTTGGAGGATGTTTCTAGAACCTTCTCCAAGCAGGACGCCAAGTTGAGGCCTCAACACAAGATCACTTGGGCTCAGCTCATCAACGACTTGCTCTGCGTCTATTCCAACATTCTAGTAGATCCCAAGAGCGGTGCCTTTGCTGCGCTCCCCGTCGCTTCCAGAGTCATTCTCGACGCCAAACACCTGGCTAAAGACTACCACGGCGAGGCCACGGCGGCGGACGAAGCCAACAAGAAGAAAATCTACTGCAGGGTGATCCTGCAGCACAATGGTGTGGAGGAAGCGGCGACGCCGTACCACTGCTTCTTGGTGAGGAACGGCGCGACGTTCGACGAGCTGAGGCGGCAGGTGGAGAAGACGTTCGGAGAGACGTACCTGGCGCTGAGGAACACGGCGGCGGAGTCCATCAGGAACATGAGCCCTCAAGGGTCGGACGCGGTGTTCAAGACGGTTAGGCCGGGTAGTAAGATCGCGTTCGTGTGCGTGTGCGAGTGCGAGCACCAAACCCCAGAGCCCACGGTCGTCAACTGCGTTTGTGGGACTAGGGATGATGATGGGGAGCGGATGGTGTCGTGCGATCTCTGCCGAGCCTCGCACCACACCAGGTGTGTGCGCGTCCCCGACCACCACGCCGTCCCTGATATATTCCTCTGCACCGGATGCGAACAGGATATCCTGCGCATCCGATGCTATGCCACCTCCACGCCTATCTGA
- the LOC130998014 gene encoding probable protein phosphatase 2C 22: MGISYSARDLINYHNLAIASICSLVVANAGDCRAMLCRRGKAIEMSRDHKPVCLRELRRIEASGGYVYDGHLNGLLNIARALGDWHMEGLKGGDGGPLTLEPDLMTTRLTEEDEFLVIGCDSLWDVFLCQNALDFARRRLQEHNDPLMCSKDLVDKALKQRSGDNLSVVMVCFQPEPPPNLVVPRGRVHQSISTEGLKELQSFLDDLDI; the protein is encoded by the exons ATGGGGATTTCATATTCTGCACGGGATTTG ATAAATTATCATAATCTTGCAATTGCTAGTATATGCTCACTGGTGGTGGCGAATGCTGGAGACTGCAGAGCAATGCTGTGTCGAAGGGGCAAAGCAATTGAGATGTCGAGAGATCATAAACCCGTTTGCTTGAGGGAGCTGCGTCGTATAGAAGCCTCGGGAGGTTATGTATACGATGGGCATCTCAACGGGCTGCTCAACATTGCTCGTGCATTGGGCGACTGGCACATGGAAGGGCTGAAAGGTGGTGATGGCGGACCACTTACATTGGAGCCTGATCTCATGACCACGAGGCTCACCGAGGAAGACGAGTTTCTCGTCATAGGGTGTGACAGCCTGTGGGACGTGTTCCTGTGCCAGAACGCGTTGGATTTTGCCCGTAGAAGACTCCAGGAACACAATGACCCATTGATGTGCAGCAAGGATCTTGTCGACAAGGCTCTGAAGCAGAGGAGTGGGGATAATTTATCCGTGGTCATGGTCTGTTTCCAGCCGGAGCCACCGCCCAATCTGGTCGTTCCTCGCGGAAGAGTGCATCAGAGCATCTCCACCGAAGGGTTGAAGGAGCTGCAGAGCTTCTTGGATGACTTAGATATTTGA
- the LOC131000592 gene encoding phenylacetaldehyde reductase-like — MSEKVGEVVCLTGGSGYIGAWLVQLLLGRGYTVHATVKNLQDERETKHLQALEGAESRLRLFQIDLLDYDSIVAAATGAAGVFHLASPCIVDRVEDPQRELLDPAIKGTINVLTAAKKLGVRRVVVTSSVSAIIPSPNWPADKIKNEDCWADEEYCKQKEVWYPLSKTMAEKAAWKFAEENGLDIVVVNPGTVMGPIIPPAINASMLMLLRLLQGCTEQYEDFFMGSVHVKDVALAHILVYENPSARGRHVCVEAISHYGDFAAKVAELYPEYNIPKLPRDTQPGILRSRDGAKKLMDLGFKFIPMDQIIKDGVESLRSKGYIS; from the exons ATGAGCGAGAAAGTTGGAGAAGTGGTGTGTCTGACCGGCGGCAGTGGTTACATTGGCGCATGGCTCGTTCAGCTCCTCCTCGGCCGCGGCTACACCGTCCACGCCACCGTCAAAAATCTCC AGGATGAGAGAGAAACAAAGCACTTGCAAGCACTGGAAGGAGCGGAATCGCGCCTCCGCCTCTTCCAAATCGATTTGCTCGATTACGACTCCATCGTCGCCGCCGCGACCGGTGCCGCCGGAGTGTTCCACTTGGCCTCCCCCTGCATCGTCGATCGCGTGGAAGATCCGCAG CGCGAGCTGCTGGATCCGGCGATTAAAGGCACCATCAACGTACTTACGGCGGCGAAGAAGCTGGGCGTTCGGCGCGTGGTCGTCACGTCCTCTGTATCGGCGATTATTCCCAGCCCTAATTGGCCGGCTGATAAGATTAAGAATGAAGATTGCTGGGCTGATGAGGAATACTGCAAGCAGAAAGAG GTTTGGTATCCACTCTCTAAAACCATGGCTGAAAAGGCTGCTTGGAAATTTGCTGAGGAAAATGGTCTGGATATTGTTGTGGTGAATCCTGGAACGGTGATGGGTCCTATTATCCCCCCAGCAATAAATGCAAGCATGCTGATGTTGCTTCGCCTTCTGCAGG GCTGCACTGAACAGTATGAAGATTTCTTCATGGGATCTGTGCACGTCAAAGATGTGGCTCTTGCACACATTCTGGTGTATGAGAACCCATCTGCAAGGGGAAGGCACGTATGTGTTGAAGCTATATCGCATTATGGTGATTTTGCTGCTAAGGTGGCAGAACTCTACCCTGAATACAATATCCCCAA GCTGCCCAGGGACACTCAACCTGGAATACTAAGATCCAGGGATGGGGCCAAGAAGCTGATGGACTTGGGTTTCAAATTTATTCCCATGGACCAAATTATAAAGGATGGTGTTGAAAGTTTGAGAAGCAAAGGATATATTTCTTGA
- the LOC131000605 gene encoding gamma-interferon-responsive lysosomal thiol protein-like, translated as MDALRFLLVLSIISSSSAAATAAGNGGEKVALELYYETLCPYCSNLIVNYLYKIFESDLISITDLKLIPYGNAKIKSNGTIVCQHGKYECILNTVEACAIDAWPDVNDHFPFIYCVESLVYHNNYTYWETCFEKLGLDATPVMDCYNGDRGTEIELRYAAQTNALEPPHTYVPWVVVDGQPLYDDYRNFKSYICEAYKGTPKPSACSKSSIGSIRKMKMDLLNSLFGQESFKSKFSRVLSAIFSWLQ; from the exons ATGGATGCTCTTCGATTTCTCTTGGTTCTATCAATaatctcttcttcttctgctgctgccaCCGCCGCCGGCAACGGTGGCGAGAAAGTGGCGCTGGAGCTCTACTACGAGACGCTCTGCCCCTACTGTTCCAATCTCATAGTCAACTACCTCTACAAAATATTCGAGTCTGACCTCATCTCAATTACCGATCTAAAGCTTATTCCCTATGGAAACGCTAAAATCAAGTCTAATGGTACCATCGTTTGCCAG CATGGTAAATATGAATGCATATTGAACACTGTGGAGGCGTGTGCAATTGATGCCTGGCCTGATGTG AATGACCATTTCCCATTTATCTACTGCGTGGAAAGTCTTGTATACCACAATAATTATACCTATTGGGAGACatgctttgagaaattgggtCTGGATGCTACCCCTGTTATGGATTGTTACAACGGCGACCGTGGAACAGAG ATTGAACTACGATATGCGGCTCAAACAAATGCTCTTGAACCACCTCATACGTACGTGCCATGGGTAGTTGTGGATGGACAGCCCTTGTATGAT GACTATAGGAACTTCAAAAGCTATATCTGCGAGGCATACAAAGGGACTCCCAAACCATCTGCTTGCTCTAAATCATCAATCGGGAGCATCCGGAAGATGAAAATGGACTTGCTCAATTCTCTCTTTGGACAAgaatcattcaagtcaaagtttTCCCGCGTATTGTCAGCTATATTTTCATGGCTGCAGTGA